The following coding sequences lie in one Pseudomonadota bacterium genomic window:
- the acs gene encoding acetate--CoA ligase, with product MNHRSELVLPPDELVRGAHIKDYESTYRRSIEDREGFWAEEAARLGWFSPWEQVLDASRAPFYRWFVGAKTNIVHNAIDRHLSTWRRNKLALIWEGEPGDYRTFSYHALNREVTRFANVLRSMGVRRGDIVTIYMPQLPELVFAMLACAKVGAAHSVVYGGFSVDALAGRIADAKSRVLVTADGGWRRGKINDLKSLADEAIKRSPTIEHVIVVKRTGQDVYMENGRDYFYHELMSLPLVLDNCGTEVMDAEDPLFLLYTSGTTGRPKGLVHTHGGYQVYTATTHRYVFDIKDEDRWWCAADPGWITGHSYIVYGPLINGATVMLYEGAPDHPYPNRWWKMIEHYGVTILYTSPTAIRGLMRYGDQWPQRHRLDSLRLLGSVGEPINPEAWRWYHEVVGRGRCPIMDTWWQTETGGFMISPLPTMPLKPGSAAKPFFGNEVAVVDDEGRDVPTGEEGKLVIKNPWPGMARTIHGDPDRFVETYWRDYAAQGWYKAGDAARLDKDGYFWIIGRIDDVIKVSGYRLGTAEIESALVSHPSVAEAAAVGLPHELKGHAIQAFVILRAGLSGGATLEQELKQHVSHEMGPIARPEKIVFVESLPKTRSGKIMRRLLVARALGQDEGDLSTLEG from the coding sequence ATGAATCATCGAAGCGAGCTCGTGCTGCCGCCCGACGAGCTGGTGCGGGGCGCGCACATCAAGGACTACGAGAGCACCTATCGTCGGTCGATCGAGGACCGCGAGGGGTTCTGGGCCGAGGAGGCCGCGCGGCTGGGCTGGTTCTCGCCCTGGGAACAGGTGCTCGATGCCAGCCGAGCGCCCTTCTACCGCTGGTTCGTCGGCGCCAAGACGAACATCGTGCACAACGCGATCGACCGCCACCTGAGCACCTGGCGACGCAACAAGCTGGCCCTGATCTGGGAGGGTGAGCCGGGCGACTACCGCACCTTTTCGTATCACGCGCTGAACCGCGAGGTGACGCGCTTCGCCAACGTGCTGCGGAGCATGGGGGTGCGCCGCGGCGACATCGTGACCATCTACATGCCGCAGCTCCCCGAGTTGGTCTTCGCGATGCTGGCCTGCGCCAAGGTCGGCGCGGCTCATAGCGTGGTCTACGGTGGGTTCTCGGTCGATGCCCTCGCTGGCCGCATCGCCGACGCCAAGAGCCGTGTCCTCGTCACCGCCGACGGCGGGTGGCGCCGCGGCAAGATCAACGACCTCAAGAGCCTCGCTGACGAGGCGATCAAGCGCTCGCCGACGATCGAGCACGTCATCGTCGTCAAGCGCACCGGCCAAGACGTCTACATGGAGAACGGCCGCGACTACTTTTACCACGAGCTGATGAGCCTGCCCTTGGTGCTCGACAACTGCGGCACCGAGGTGATGGACGCCGAGGACCCGCTCTTTCTGCTCTACACCTCCGGCACCACCGGGCGGCCCAAGGGTCTCGTCCACACGCACGGTGGCTACCAGGTCTACACCGCCACCACGCATCGCTACGTCTTCGATATCAAGGACGAGGATCGTTGGTGGTGCGCCGCCGATCCCGGCTGGATCACCGGCCACAGCTACATCGTCTACGGCCCGCTGATCAACGGGGCGACCGTGATGCTCTACGAGGGCGCGCCGGACCACCCCTATCCCAATCGCTGGTGGAAGATGATCGAGCACTATGGGGTGACGATCCTCTACACCTCGCCGACGGCGATTCGTGGCCTGATGCGCTATGGGGACCAGTGGCCACAGCGCCATAGGCTCGACTCGCTGCGCTTGCTGGGCTCGGTGGGCGAGCCGATCAACCCCGAGGCCTGGCGCTGGTACCACGAGGTCGTCGGCCGTGGCCGCTGCCCGATCATGGACACCTGGTGGCAGACCGAGACTGGCGGCTTCATGATCAGCCCCCTGCCCACAATGCCGCTCAAGCCCGGATCAGCGGCGAAGCCCTTCTTCGGCAACGAGGTCGCCGTGGTCGACGACGAGGGCCGCGACGTGCCCACCGGCGAGGAGGGCAAGCTGGTGATCAAGAACCCATGGCCGGGGATGGCCCGCACGATCCACGGGGACCCCGACCGCTTCGTCGAGACCTACTGGCGTGACTATGCCGCGCAGGGTTGGTACAAGGCCGGCGATGCCGCTCGCCTCGACAAGGACGGCTACTTCTGGATCATCGGCCGCATCGACGACGTGATCAAAGTCAGCGGTTATCGGCTCGGCACGGCCGAGATCGAGAGCGCCTTGGTCAGCCACCCTTCCGTCGCCGAGGCTGCAGCCGTCGGCCTGCCCCATGAGCTCAAGGGGCACGCGATCCAGGCCTTCGTAATCCTGCGCGCGGGGCTCTCCGGCGGCGCCACGCTCGAGCAGGAGCTCAAGCAGCACGTCAGCCACGAGATGGGTCCCATCGCTCGGCCCGAGAAGATTGTCTTTGTCGAGAGCCTGCCCAAGACGCGCAGCGGGAAGATCATGCGTCGGCTGCTGGTGGCGCGGGCGCTCGGTCAGGACGAGGGCGACCTCTCGACGCTCGAGGGGTGA
- a CDS encoding nucleotide-binding protein: MGLGLSAALTLGLGACKKQEGAAPSAGPSALTGTAAQAAGARGAEAGGKAIAGTITETMDAGAYTYLKLATAQGEVWAAVRKTEVSKGQQATVTQAMLMSDFKSPTLKRTFERIYFGALAGEAASHGHGGRMGGGRMGGGMMGSGRMGGEQGPKGGPSADELKVAHGRARNAPKLALKGPLSKAEGPDAFTIAELHAKREALAGKTVRVRGQVSKFNAEIMDRNWLHLQDGSGSSDKADFDLTVTTKDATEVGQVVVVQGILQKDRDFGAGYAYPLIVESATIKTIKK, translated from the coding sequence CTGGGCCTGGGCCTGAGCGCCGCGCTCACGCTCGGTCTCGGCGCGTGCAAGAAGCAGGAGGGTGCCGCCCCGTCCGCCGGGCCGAGCGCGCTCACGGGCACCGCCGCACAGGCCGCAGGTGCGCGCGGCGCGGAGGCGGGCGGCAAGGCGATCGCTGGAACGATCACCGAGACGATGGACGCCGGCGCCTACACCTACCTCAAACTGGCGACGGCGCAGGGCGAGGTCTGGGCGGCGGTGCGCAAGACGGAGGTCAGCAAGGGCCAGCAGGCCACGGTGACTCAGGCGATGCTGATGTCCGACTTCAAGAGCCCGACGCTCAAGCGCACGTTCGAGCGCATCTACTTCGGCGCTCTGGCCGGCGAGGCAGCCTCCCATGGGCACGGCGGCCGAATGGGCGGGGGCCGAATGGGTGGCGGCATGATGGGTAGCGGCCGAATGGGCGGCGAGCAGGGGCCAAAGGGCGGACCGAGCGCTGATGAACTCAAGGTGGCCCACGGTCGCGCGCGCAACGCTCCCAAGCTGGCGTTGAAGGGACCGCTATCCAAGGCCGAGGGACCTGACGCCTTCACGATCGCCGAGCTGCACGCCAAGCGCGAGGCCCTCGCCGGGAAGACCGTGCGCGTGCGGGGCCAGGTCAGCAAGTTCAACGCCGAGATCATGGACCGCAACTGGCTTCATCTGCAGGACGGCAGCGGCTCGAGCGACAAGGCAGACTTCGACCTGACCGTCACGACCAAGGACGCGACCGAGGTCGGCCAGGTGGTGGTCGTCCAGGGCATCTTGCAGAAGGACCGCGACTTCGGCGCTGGCTACGCCTACCCGCTGATCGTCGAGAGCGCGACGATCAAGACGATCAAGAAGTAG
- a CDS encoding GatB/YqeY domain-containing protein yields MSIHDELRAELRDAMRGKDQRRLAALRQIESEAAVVKTAPGFSDPVDDAFYQRVIAAYVKKMQKARDEYAALGPRAQAMSEALAFEVDYLGRWLPKKLDEAATRALVRGVIAELGVTGVQAAGRVTGQVLKQHKDAVDGGLVNRLVRDELAALAAPS; encoded by the coding sequence ATGAGCATCCATGACGAGCTGCGCGCCGAGCTGCGCGACGCGATGCGGGGAAAAGACCAGCGGCGCCTGGCCGCGTTGCGGCAGATCGAGAGCGAGGCCGCCGTGGTCAAGACGGCGCCTGGTTTCAGCGATCCGGTCGACGATGCGTTCTACCAGCGGGTCATCGCCGCCTACGTCAAGAAGATGCAAAAGGCGCGCGACGAGTACGCCGCGCTGGGGCCGCGCGCCCAGGCGATGAGCGAGGCGCTGGCCTTCGAGGTCGACTATCTCGGGCGCTGGTTGCCCAAGAAGCTGGACGAGGCCGCGACGCGCGCGCTCGTGCGCGGGGTGATTGCCGAGCTCGGGGTGACGGGCGTGCAGGCCGCGGGGCGTGTCACCGGCCAGGTGCTGAAGCAGCACAAGGACGCCGTCGATGGCGGCCTGGTCAACCGCCTCGTGCGCGACGAGCTCGCCGCGCTGGCTGCGCCCAGCTAG
- a CDS encoding PqqD family protein: MTPRSPIPRRLQGVVHELEATGETVIFDEAGRRLLVLNAVGAIVWYLIDGRRSLDEIAGIVAEGVALPRERIATDALGFLRELEQHALVDFVAPAA; this comes from the coding sequence ATGACGCCGCGATCGCCGATACCGCGTCGCCTCCAGGGGGTCGTGCATGAGCTGGAGGCCACCGGAGAGACGGTGATCTTCGACGAGGCCGGTCGCCGGCTGCTGGTGCTCAACGCGGTCGGCGCGATCGTCTGGTATCTGATCGACGGGCGCCGCAGCCTCGACGAGATCGCCGGCATCGTCGCGGAGGGCGTCGCGCTGCCCCGCGAGCGGATCGCCACCGACGCGCTCGGCTTTCTGCGCGAGCTGGAGCAACACGCGCTGGTCGACTTCGTGGCCCCGGCTGCTTGA
- a CDS encoding radical SAM protein codes for MGVPGNFPTTASPQAASGGRFLAPSWVLLDDARGMTAHDLLSGAELRLDQGAQPLPPAQWWAELPDRLQALAVLAPELEPLASALRWQTPVPLSRAALLAGARFELLFLELTARCNEACLHCYAGAGPTERAMLDGATLRQVLEDARALGFRSVQLTGGDPLLSPWLVPAARWAATLGFEQVEIFTNGLALTPGLLQRLRGLPVAFACSFYSFDPQVHDRITQRPGSQRLTARAIRRVLAARLPLRVGVIALEENRAQVDATCAWLARLGVPAQAISVSAQRRVGRGGLTDLEQPARVVAGAQQAAPAPAAAADANADASPAAGTEADLAPLSAAASHGGRARAPFGGKAAVAADGTVYPCIFSRALPLGSVHRQSLREILSAPLALDGDLAGLGQRAAAWADRLACVECRVRAALLGGASAA; via the coding sequence GTGGGCGTGCCGGGCAACTTTCCGACTACAGCGTCGCCGCAGGCAGCCAGCGGCGGGCGCTTCCTCGCGCCGAGCTGGGTGCTGCTCGACGACGCGCGCGGTATGACCGCGCACGATCTCCTCAGCGGCGCGGAGCTGCGCCTCGATCAGGGCGCGCAGCCCCTGCCGCCGGCGCAGTGGTGGGCCGAGCTGCCGGACCGCCTGCAGGCGCTCGCGGTGTTGGCGCCGGAGCTGGAGCCGCTGGCGAGCGCGCTGAGGTGGCAGACCCCGGTGCCGCTGAGCCGCGCGGCGCTGCTGGCTGGCGCGCGCTTCGAGCTGCTCTTCCTCGAGCTGACCGCGCGCTGCAACGAGGCCTGCTTGCATTGCTACGCGGGTGCGGGACCAACCGAGCGCGCGATGCTCGACGGCGCGACGCTGCGCCAGGTGCTGGAGGACGCCCGTGCGCTCGGCTTCCGCAGCGTACAGCTCACAGGGGGCGACCCCTTGCTCAGCCCGTGGCTGGTGCCGGCGGCGCGCTGGGCCGCGACCCTGGGCTTCGAGCAGGTGGAGATCTTCACCAACGGGCTGGCCTTGACCCCCGGCTTGCTGCAGCGCCTGCGCGGCCTGCCCGTCGCCTTTGCTTGCTCCTTCTACAGCTTCGATCCGCAGGTCCATGACCGCATCACGCAGCGACCCGGCAGCCAGCGGCTCACGGCGCGGGCGATCCGTCGGGTGCTCGCGGCGAGGTTGCCGCTGCGGGTCGGCGTGATCGCGCTCGAGGAGAACCGCGCGCAGGTCGACGCCACCTGCGCGTGGCTGGCCCGGCTCGGCGTGCCCGCGCAGGCGATCAGCGTCAGCGCTCAGCGCCGCGTGGGACGCGGCGGCCTCACGGACCTCGAGCAGCCGGCGCGCGTGGTAGCGGGGGCGCAGCAGGCTGCCCCTGCCCCTGCCGCTGCCGCCGACGCCAACGCCGACGCCAGCCCTGCCGCCGGCACCGAGGCTGACCTCGCGCCGCTCTCCGCCGCCGCGTCGCATGGCGGGAGAGCGCGCGCGCCCTTTGGTGGCAAGGCCGCGGTCGCCGCCGACGGCACTGTTTACCCGTGCATCTTCAGCCGCGCGTTGCCGCTGGGCAGCGTCCATCGGCAATCGCTGCGCGAGATCTTGAGCGCGCCCCTTGCCCTCGACGGCGATCTGGCGGGGCTCGGGCAGCGGGCGGCGGCCTGGGCCGATCGCCTGGCCTGCGTCGAATGCCGGGTGCGCGCCGCGCTCCTGGGCGGAGCCTCCGCTGCATGA